The genomic DNA GCACTTAAGCTGATGGCAAGTCCACCCATTGTCCCTTTCGTGGCACCTGAGGGAGGTCTATTGTCCGACcactttccccttttttttccccataattataaataaatagtcagaaaaatatttatatttattttaaaattatggaaaatagATTTATTGTTActatgcatataaataaatatggaaAATCGAGAAATCACTCACAATTTATAGTCATAAACATTGGGCAGGTCTAGGATGGTCCCACTGTGACAGGAATCAACAATGGCATGGAGGGTGACGCCTTCCTTGAGAGGCCGGACGATCCTGGAGTTTATCTCGTCGTCAAGGATCATGCCTTCCTTGGTGAAGTCGACCGGGCAGATGGTCTCGTCGAACCCGTCGAGTTCGTCACCCTCCGTATTTTCTGGCACCCGTAGACCATGACCTGAGAAGTAGAAGACGAGCGAGTCACCGGACCAGCTGTCCTGTACAAGCCAGTCCAGTGCCTCCTGGATGTTCTTCTTGGTCGGGATTCTCCGCTGGTCTTTCTCCTCTTCTGCGGCCAATGCACGGAGAATACAACGCAATGTGAGTACAGGGCATAGTTTGTGTATGATCAAAAGCGCATGCCGGGGCCTGTTACTTGTTAGAATATTCAAATATTTGCCCCGTTTATCTTATCAATGTGATGTCGCGAGTGTAATGCGATGAATCACGCATACTGAAAAGCACGCGGTTTTACACTTTGACAGGCCAATAGGAATTTTCGGAAGCTGAAGAACAACTTCTTCAGACATAATGAACTCCTAATGTCCATCTACGTCAGGGAACTAGCATGTTCTTCCCGTAAATCCAAAGCTAGGAATCCAAGTAGAGCTGATGGgagattttttgttttcaagaTTCttcaagaaaatggaaaacaggCTAAGAGAACGGGTTTTGGGTCGGGTTTCCAGGTTTTCCGGATATATAACAGAATCATCGTCTTGGATAACAGAATGATAAGGAAATGTATTTCCAAGTTTGACGAGACTCGACGGTATAGATGTCTTTACCTGTGAGGATGCGGATGCTCTcctccacaaacccaaatcTTTCCATCAGCAACTGTTTCATGGCCTTCACATCGTTGAGGGTCCCCTTAAGTTTGTACTTCCTCTTCCTGTAAGTCACCCCACAGAGCACGGCCCGCTTCCTCAGCCGGGACTCGGGCATCTTCATGTCTCCACTCAGGCCTTTCGATGATGACCTACTATGAGAAGACAAATCGGAGCAGTAACTACCCGCCCCCGAGATTTTCACCCTGACCCTATTGTAGAAACTCTCGAACCTGAGGGACTGTCTGTTCCCAGCACTGCCACTTAGGGAGCCGGCACCTGTTGGCGAGTTGTCCTGGTTTGCGGGCTGCATCCTCGTGATCGGTATGATGTTATGGCAACAGGGGCAGCGGATTGCCTGCATTGTCCAGATGGGCCTAATCTGCTGCTCGCACTGGCCGCATCTAATCTTGTAGTCAGGCTTCCCTGCAGACGACATGTTCTTCTCAACTCTGCTTGGCGCTCAAAGCCTTGGGATTATCCAGGCTCTCGGCACCGAGAAAGCTGCTCGAGGCCTCGAACAACAGGATTCTGGGGATTGCACTTGGTTGGATAATCACCTCCACTTCGCTGCTATTTAGAGCTGATGGGTGAAGGAGTGATCGGAGGCAGTGCCCCGGGAATATTTGCTTCAAAGACTTTTCCAGTTTAAAAACTCTTTTCACAACAAAAACGGGACTAATTGGCTTAAGTGGGACTGCGGAAATGTTTtgcttttctcctttttcattgttttttcCTTTACAGTAGATCATGTTTGATACCGCGGTGAACAGTAGTAAGATAACCGCATTTTCTAGGAAGGTAAGATGAAAACCGCGTTTACGATGCTTGATACGGAAGAGAAAAGTAAGAGGAAAACCGTGTGCCGCTTCCTATATAAGCTTGCTCGATTTTCAGGATGATTCGTGCTGGAGTTTTAATCTTAACCATGGGCGCACACACAAGATCAGCCGACTGCTTTTTCAAAGTGAGAACCTGATGCGCATCCATCGCCATGTACTTATATTGGAATTGTTTGTTTTTCTAGAATCCCAGATTTTCTCCGACGAAAAAGTCGAAAGCTCAGATTAGGACAGTTGTGCCCGAGATTTGACCCACTCGAGGGCTCTGACTTGCGGCCTTCATCATTCGGTTCTCTGGAAAGTTTTTGAGTACATCATCAAAGCTTTGAGCAGCCGTTGGGAGAGAGAACCTAAAAACACAGTATTCCAAGAATAGTAGTGGAGAAGAAAAGTAGAAAGTAGAAACTGTTTTCCAGAGTGTGATTCCCCAACCAATACCGAAAATTCTTAAAGCACAGTCACCCAACACTAAACCAAAATCCAGAGTAACTCGCAAATGCATCCCCCAAAACAAAGATTCTACGCAGCAGTcgtcaaaataattttcatgttCAATTCTCATGAGAATATGTATGTAGTACTGATGCGGTCATTTAAAGTCGGTTGAAAAGCTATGGCACCAAAGTGAAATGTACCATATGTAGACAACTCCATTGATAATAATTCTGACCTTTCAGCTTCTAGTTTCTTTTTACAAGGTAGAAAGTTCACATGGTTCCTTTCTTTTCACAAGGGAAACAAGAAAGCTACGAGAAAACTTGAAAACCGATATGTACACCTCACCGTTAATCTACTTGAAGCGAAAAGAAACCCTACTACAAAAATCTGCCCGCAGAGCCACCTCTGTGGTTAAATGGTCAAAGCACGTGCTATGCCTCACCTGAttgaagagaggagagaaaggAGATGCCATGCTTCAATCCTCAGAAAGAAGGGTCTcaaaacaaatatatacatatatatatatatatatcatcatcatcatcatcaactaGTCCCCTACTTTTAggcttgttttttttttctctatgtTAGACTCAAACTAAACTTAAAACAAGATAAATATCCATTGAGCAAGAGTCGGTCTGGTTGAAGTGGGAAAGGTGACATCTCGTGCTGCCCAATCTAAAACTTTTTCTCTCATGTTATTCATCTTCTAAAAAGAGAAAACAGGAATTCGGAAAGCAAATTCAATACGATGACGTCATAATTTGTGAAATATTCCTCCCTGTTCCTTGTCATTCTATCATACCAAACAGTTCACAGAAATTCTTTCCTATATATATTCCGGGTATCTTTTGCGGAAATGATGAATATGGAAGCAAGGCAATTTGGACCATCCTTGCCTCACAAACCCACGAGAATGGCCTGAGCCCCCAGACCACTCAAGTAACGAGTCTTATTCcagtaaaaaaatttagtagTAGCAACGAAGGGAACATACCCTATGTTAATGGAAGCTCACGCAAAAAGCCCAATTAAAGGCATAACCCTTACTAAAGGCAGTTGGAATCTGCAGGTGAACCATTTCCAAATGCATTTAGCTGGCCAGAAATTTTTACTTTGCAGGCTGGGCACATAAAACCGACCGAATCTGATTGCACATCAGAGTCGGTAGCTTCATGACTGAACTCTACTCCGCACCACACACAGGACGATGCACGCTGATGCCCCGTGGTCATTTGGTCTAATGTTAATTCTTCAGATCCAAATGGAATAGAGGAATCATACTGTCCTTCCATGGCTGAAGTTGTCGTCATATCTATGGGTTCTTCAGGCATGGGATGAGACTCTTCTTCCATTGTCACAAATTGAAACTCCAGAGGTTCTATCCCATCATATCTGAGCTCCTCAAACGGTGCTAAATTGTCCTCCCTCTGGTCAATGCTGCAAATCTTATCCTCCCCCTGAACACATACTGCAGCTTATAAGAGACCAAGAAGTGTAATATGTAGCagatatataagcatatacCGTAGAACTACTGGCAGTacagagaaaaaagaaaaacaaagcaAAATAGTGTCAGAGAGCAATTAGCAACTGGAGTTTAGAAAGCTAAGTTTCGCAGCTAAAACTTAATTTGTGGACAGCATTGGCCAACAACTTATAATAGAAAGACGTTATGCTCAAGGCTATACAAGTCAAGGCCACAGtccaaaaattatatatacataaaacttcatcaaaagtaaataaaacTTGGCTAGCATGAAGGGAAATGAGGTGCAGATCTCTTGATCGACTGGAAGGCGTATAATACAGGGTGCATCCCCCTAACATTATCTAAAACCTAGGTTCAGGAAAGTTAGGTTTAGATAGTATTACTGCCAATCCAACATACAAGACGCTGACTTAAGCACCAATGCATTGAAGGGGGGGTGGGgaggggaagaaaaaaaaaaaaaagagggctAGATGGGGGTGACAAGCAGGAGATTTACAGTCAAAATGAGGATTTCTCGTTTTTGTCCTCTCATCAAACCCATGCTCGAGGAATACTGTAAATTTACGGAAACAACCACGTGGATGCTGCATTTATCAACAATTACTTTAtcaggaagaagatgagacaAAGCAGCCACTGCACCTTTGAGACTCTATCAGGGGTACCACTTTGCTGTATGTTACTGTCAGGATTTTGTTGAGGGGACTGCATCACACCAGTGTCCAATTCTGCATGTCTCGTGTTCCCATCTGTAGTCTCTAGCATCTTACCATCACTCTCTAGGTATTCCGGGGGACGTATGGAAGCCAAATTACCATTCAACAGAATAAGAGAACTTTCAGAATCTTTTCCATCAGCAGCCCCAGTTTTAGGAAGATCAAAAAATGCCTCCGTTTGACAATCATCTCCACTACACTTTACATTGGTATTATCATTTTGCCCATCCACTGACTCTGCAACTCTCTTCTCACAATCCATGTCCATATTAACATCGGAAGAATCATCAGAATCTTCCTTCAACTTTCCCTTTACATCAGTAATtacacattcatcctcattgTCGGTCAACTCTTCATCGAGAGTCTGCTCGCTATCTGTATTTTCCATTCTCAAATCACTAATAGAAGAATCAACTTTCATGTCACTGTGAGCATTGGCTTTTGAAGCAAAACCTGCAATAGATTCATTTGGTCTACAATTGGGGTATATACCACTGAGTTTATGGTGGTTTCCAGCAGTTGAGTTCTCCATTATTGAACTCTGTGCAATTTCAATCAGAGCATCCATTTTAGATATTCGAGAAGGCAATTCATTCCCACTCGATGACTCCATTTTGTTCAGAGTACTTCCCTGTCCAGATAattcttccttccttctcaCATAGTTCCTCACATGGATCCCAACATGACCACTATACCGACGCCTTTCCTCGAACACCTTGTGGCAAAACTGACACTCGAATTTCCCATCTTTCATTATTACGCCATCCCCAACAGATGAACCAATCCGATACCTCCTCATAGTCCTTTGGTGGAACGAAACAAGATGTTGCAGATACGAGTCCTTCTCGCTGAAAGTTGTGTTGCACTTGTAGCATTCAAAGAGGTCATTTACCTGAACCTCTGCTAGATTTTCAGCACCAATAGAATTCGCTTTCTTATCAAGTGCATTTTGTAAAGAATGAGTCGGAGCAGTTGGACTGCTAAGAATATGGAGGCTATGGCTGTCATCTTTGACTACCTGACCTGCACACTGCTGCATAAGACAGTAAACCTTATGTCACACTCAAGGAACCATCAAGACACAGGCTTTTTGAACAGATATGATAGCAGATTAGAGTAGAGCTTACGTGCATAATATCCACTCTGCAGTCCTGTTGGTTATCATTTGCGCTCTGGATCAATGACTCTGATGCAGCTGGGAGCCCCAAGTAGGACCTGAAATACGATGCGATTTCCTTGCACGAAATGAATTGTTGTCCACTAGGGCTGACAGTGTATTCATGATAAAATGTAAGTTCCTCAGATTGAAGAGGTTAAGAGCGGCTAGTGGGAGGATTGCTTAATGTTAGGTCCATGACTCTTAACAAACATGGTGATCATAAGACAACCATTGGCAAGAAACGAATTTCAATCAACCGAAACACTTAGTAAACATATCACCGGCAAAATaagaagagaaggaaataCAAATGGCCAACAACATCTACATGCATAGGacaatatttaatttcaattgaCAGAGAACAGAGCTTAACTTGAAGCAGGTCTCGCGATAATTTCATCCAACACAAAGAACTAAGATGACTATTGGAAAGCAAAGACAACAAATTAGAAAGAATCCAATGCAGCAACCGTCGAGATTATCTTACTAAAGTTGctaaaaatacatttttttatccttATTACCTTGAGAAACAAAACCAACATGAAACCATGAAGAACTGGGTATGCTTCCGATTATAGGAGAA from Punica granatum isolate Tunisia-2019 chromosome 2, ASM765513v2, whole genome shotgun sequence includes the following:
- the LOC116198087 gene encoding metacaspase-1-like isoform X1, which encodes MSSAGKPDYKIRCGQCEQQIRPIWTMQAIRCPCCHNIIPITRMQPANQDNSPTGAGSLSGSAGNRQSLRFESFYNRVRVKISGAGSYCSDLSSHSRSSSKGLSGDMKMPESRLRKRAVLCGVTYRKRKYKLKGTLNDVKAMKQLLMERFGFVEESIRILTEEEKDQRRIPTKKNIQEALDWLVQDSWSGDSLVFYFSGHGLRVPENTEGDELDGFDETICPVDFTKEGMILDDEINSRIVRPLKEGVTLHAIVDSCHSGTILDLPNVYDYKLGKWSDNRPPSGATKGTMGGLAISLSACADAEIAADTSALTGKIVSGAMSGAMTYSFVDAVRKNPAGLTYGKLVRSMHEVIEEANKSNCLNSSFLSRIFHAKLLQEPVLSSSEIFDVNSKKFEL
- the LOC116198087 gene encoding metacaspase-1-like isoform X3; its protein translation is MSSAGKPDYKIRCGQCEQQIRPIWTMQAIRCPCCHNIIPITRMQPANQDNSPTGAGSLSGSAGNRQSLRSSSKGLSGDMKMPESRLRKRAVLCGVTYRKRKYKLKGTLNDVKAMKQLLMERFGFVEESIRILTEEEKDQRRIPTKKNIQEALDWLVQDSWSGDSLVFYFSGHGLRVPENTEGDELDGFDETICPVDFTKEGMILDDEINSRIVRPLKEGVTLHAIVDSCHSGTILDLPNVYDYKLGKWSDNRPPSGATKGTMGGLAISLSACADAEIAADTSALTGKIVSGAMSGAMTYSFVDAVRKNPAGLTYGKLVRSMHEVIEEANKSNCLNSSFLSRIFHAKLLQEPVLSSSEIFDVNSKKFEL
- the LOC116198087 gene encoding metacaspase-1-like isoform X2 → MSSAGKPDYKIRCGQCEQQIRPIWTMQAIRCPCCHNIIPITRMQPANQDNSPTGAGSLSGSAGNRQSLSRSSSKGLSGDMKMPESRLRKRAVLCGVTYRKRKYKLKGTLNDVKAMKQLLMERFGFVEESIRILTEEEKDQRRIPTKKNIQEALDWLVQDSWSGDSLVFYFSGHGLRVPENTEGDELDGFDETICPVDFTKEGMILDDEINSRIVRPLKEGVTLHAIVDSCHSGTILDLPNVYDYKLGKWSDNRPPSGATKGTMGGLAISLSACADAEIAADTSALTGKIVSGAMSGAMTYSFVDAVRKNPAGLTYGKLVRSMHEVIEEANKSNCLNSSFLSRIFHAKLLQEPVLSSSEIFDVNSKKFEL
- the LOC116198085 gene encoding uncharacterized protein LOC116198085 isoform X4; this encodes MVTVSAATLGPEPENVTLVDMSKLSQSELQALSLRSSSSSLHRQLAFSDQLFLPKIDRSVFNESAGSRQQTYSRPDSAFSSSSSSSVAAAGHHHRNRIAGLFPVPKLPALPLDDDPERRENVAIIRTLKHYISQNPSPSFTHIDLIPPSLPAPVGVSSDGLASFEGERKRKRGRKPKVKMNLNVEQKIEIEPMGALEMKNKNGVVIDVDSLVGLEDPYGEELRKRTEGLQSEEELLAFMRDLGGEWGSRRKRRKIVDAGIFGDFLPIGWKLLLGLRRKEGRASVFCRRYVRSYLGLPAASESLIQSANDNQQDCRVDIMHCAGQVVKDDSHSLHILSSPTAPTHSLQNALDKKANSIGAENLAEVQVNDLFECYKCNTTFSEKDSYLQHLVSFHQRTMRRYRIGSSVGDGVIMKDGKFECQFCHKVFEERRRYSGHVGIHVRNYVRRKEELSGQGSTLNKMESSSGNELPSRISKMDALIEIAQSSIMENSTAGNHHKLSGIYPNCRPNESIAGFASKANAHSDMKVDSSISDLRMENTDSEQTLDEELTDNEDECVITDVKGKLKEDSDDSSDVNMDMDCEKRVAESVDGQNDNTNVKCSGDDCQTEAFFDLPKTGAADGKDSESSLILLNGNLASIRPPEYLESDGKMLETTDGNTRHAELDTGVMQSPQQNPDSNIQQSGTPDRVSKGEDKICSIDQREDNLAPFEELRYDGIEPLEFQFVTMEEESHPMPEEPIDMTTTSAMEGQYDSSIPFGSEELTLDQMTTGHQRASSCVWCGVEFSHEATDSDVQSDSVGFMCPACKVKISGQLNAFGNGSPADSNCL
- the LOC116198085 gene encoding uncharacterized protein LOC116198085 isoform X3, coding for MVTVSAATLGPEPENVTLVDMSKLSQSELQALSLRSSSSSLHRQLAFSDQLFLPKIDRSVFNESAGSRQQTYSRPDSAFSSSSSSSVAAAGHHHRNRIAGLFPVPKLPALPLDDDPERRENVAIIRTLKHYISQNPSPSFTHIDLIPPSLPAPVGVSSDGLASFEGERKRKRGRKPKVKMNLNVEQKIEIEPMGALEMKNKNGVVIDVDSLVGLEDPYGEELRKRTEGLQSEEELLAFMRDLGGEWGSRRKRRKIVDAGIFGDFLPIGWKLLLGLRRKEGRASVFCRRYVRSYLGLPAASESLIQSANDNQQDCRVDIMHQCAGQVVKDDSHSLHILSSPTAPTHSLQNALDKKANSIGAENLAEVQVNDLFECYKCNTTFSEKDSYLQHLVSFHQRTMRRYRIGSSVGDGVIMKDGKFECQFCHKVFEERRRYSGHVGIHVRNYVRRKEELSGQGSTLNKMESSSGNELPSRISKMDALIEIAQSSIMENSTAGNHHKLSGIYPNCRPNESIAGFASKANAHSDMKVDSSISDLRMENTDSEQTLDEELTDNEDECVITDVKGKLKEDSDDSSDVNMDMDCEKRVAESVDGQNDNTNVKCSGDDCQTEAFFDLPKTGAADGKDSESSLILLNGNLASIRPPEYLESDGKMLETTDGNTRHAELDTGVMQSPQQNPDSNIQQSGTPDRVSKGEDKICSIDQREDNLAPFEELRYDGIEPLEFQFVTMEEESHPMPEEPIDMTTTSAMEGQYDSSIPFGSEELTLDQMTTGHQRASSCVWCGVEFSHEATDSDVQSDSVGFMCPACKVKISGQLNAFGNGSPADSNCL
- the LOC116198085 gene encoding uncharacterized protein LOC116198085 isoform X2; the encoded protein is MVTVSAATLGPEPENVTLVDMSKLSQSELQALSLRSSSSSLHRQLAFSDQLFLPKIDRSVFNESAGSRQQTYSRPDSAFSSSSSSSVAAAGHHHRNRIAGLFPVPKLPALPLDDDPERRENVAIIRTLKHYISQNPSPSFTHIDLIPPSLPAPVGVSSDGLASFEGERKRKRGRKPKVKMNLNVEQKIEIEPMGALEMKNKNGVVIDVDSLVGLEDPYGEELRKRTEGLQSEEELLAFMRDLGGEWGSRRKRRKIVDAGIFGDFLPIGWKLLLGLRRKEGRASVFCRRYVSPSGQQFISCKEIASYFRSYLGLPAASESLIQSANDNQQDCRVDIMHCAGQVVKDDSHSLHILSSPTAPTHSLQNALDKKANSIGAENLAEVQVNDLFECYKCNTTFSEKDSYLQHLVSFHQRTMRRYRIGSSVGDGVIMKDGKFECQFCHKVFEERRRYSGHVGIHVRNYVRRKEELSGQGSTLNKMESSSGNELPSRISKMDALIEIAQSSIMENSTAGNHHKLSGIYPNCRPNESIAGFASKANAHSDMKVDSSISDLRMENTDSEQTLDEELTDNEDECVITDVKGKLKEDSDDSSDVNMDMDCEKRVAESVDGQNDNTNVKCSGDDCQTEAFFDLPKTGAADGKDSESSLILLNGNLASIRPPEYLESDGKMLETTDGNTRHAELDTGVMQSPQQNPDSNIQQSGTPDRVSKGEDKICSIDQREDNLAPFEELRYDGIEPLEFQFVTMEEESHPMPEEPIDMTTTSAMEGQYDSSIPFGSEELTLDQMTTGHQRASSCVWCGVEFSHEATDSDVQSDSVGFMCPACKVKISGQLNAFGNGSPADSNCL
- the LOC116198085 gene encoding uncharacterized protein LOC116198085 isoform X1, translating into MVTVSAATLGPEPENVTLVDMSKLSQSELQALSLRSSSSSLHRQLAFSDQLFLPKIDRSVFNESAGSRQQTYSRPDSAFSSSSSSSVAAAGHHHRNRIAGLFPVPKLPALPLDDDPERRENVAIIRTLKHYISQNPSPSFTHIDLIPPSLPAPVGVSSDGLASFEGERKRKRGRKPKVKMNLNVEQKIEIEPMGALEMKNKNGVVIDVDSLVGLEDPYGEELRKRTEGLQSEEELLAFMRDLGGEWGSRRKRRKIVDAGIFGDFLPIGWKLLLGLRRKEGRASVFCRRYVSPSGQQFISCKEIASYFRSYLGLPAASESLIQSANDNQQDCRVDIMHQCAGQVVKDDSHSLHILSSPTAPTHSLQNALDKKANSIGAENLAEVQVNDLFECYKCNTTFSEKDSYLQHLVSFHQRTMRRYRIGSSVGDGVIMKDGKFECQFCHKVFEERRRYSGHVGIHVRNYVRRKEELSGQGSTLNKMESSSGNELPSRISKMDALIEIAQSSIMENSTAGNHHKLSGIYPNCRPNESIAGFASKANAHSDMKVDSSISDLRMENTDSEQTLDEELTDNEDECVITDVKGKLKEDSDDSSDVNMDMDCEKRVAESVDGQNDNTNVKCSGDDCQTEAFFDLPKTGAADGKDSESSLILLNGNLASIRPPEYLESDGKMLETTDGNTRHAELDTGVMQSPQQNPDSNIQQSGTPDRVSKGEDKICSIDQREDNLAPFEELRYDGIEPLEFQFVTMEEESHPMPEEPIDMTTTSAMEGQYDSSIPFGSEELTLDQMTTGHQRASSCVWCGVEFSHEATDSDVQSDSVGFMCPACKVKISGQLNAFGNGSPADSNCL